In Nocardioides faecalis, the following proteins share a genomic window:
- a CDS encoding class I SAM-dependent methyltransferase, producing the protein MDLETFRWLLGDDGQALLAEASDLVAGGADALAAGSALRRTTTAERAAAALTQVMLRERAAAKFGDLAPRLYFTPDALEQATRFRVAEHRAGRAAAFGARTLIDLGCGIGGDLMAAARTGMICAGVDLDPVRVAIAEANLAALGLTGAVQVADATTVLHETFDLAFADPARRSGAGRSFRVEDWTPPWEWVQGLLARDACVKVAPGIPHSLVPDGVEAEWVSDDGEVKEAALWAGRTATARRRATVIGDGGLATVTDEEDPGPAAVGVRAVGAYLYEPDGAVVRAGLVTAVAATLGAGLLDERIAYVTGDNAFRTPFARGYRVLEELPYREKQLKAALRERGVGRLTIKKRGVEVVPETLRKRLALSGDAEATIVLTRVAGEGTALLVEPL; encoded by the coding sequence GTGGACCTCGAGACCTTCCGGTGGCTGCTGGGCGACGACGGTCAGGCGCTGCTGGCCGAGGCGAGCGACCTGGTCGCCGGTGGCGCCGACGCCCTGGCCGCGGGCTCCGCCCTGCGTCGTACGACGACCGCGGAGCGGGCCGCGGCGGCGCTCACGCAGGTGATGCTGCGCGAGCGGGCGGCGGCGAAGTTCGGCGACCTCGCGCCGCGGCTGTACTTCACCCCCGACGCCCTGGAGCAGGCCACCCGGTTCCGGGTCGCCGAGCACCGGGCGGGCCGGGCGGCGGCGTTCGGCGCGCGCACGCTGATCGACCTCGGCTGCGGCATCGGCGGGGACCTGATGGCAGCGGCGCGCACCGGGATGATCTGCGCGGGCGTGGACCTCGACCCGGTCCGGGTCGCGATCGCCGAGGCCAACCTCGCCGCCCTCGGCCTCACCGGAGCGGTGCAGGTGGCGGACGCGACCACCGTGCTGCACGAGACGTTCGACCTCGCCTTCGCCGACCCGGCACGGCGCTCGGGGGCCGGGCGCAGCTTCCGGGTCGAGGACTGGACGCCGCCGTGGGAGTGGGTGCAGGGCCTGTTGGCACGCGACGCCTGCGTCAAGGTCGCCCCCGGCATCCCGCACTCGCTGGTGCCCGACGGCGTCGAGGCGGAGTGGGTCAGCGACGACGGCGAGGTGAAGGAGGCCGCGCTGTGGGCGGGACGGACCGCGACCGCGCGGCGCCGCGCCACGGTGATCGGTGACGGCGGCCTGGCCACCGTCACCGACGAGGAGGACCCCGGGCCCGCGGCGGTCGGGGTGCGCGCGGTCGGGGCGTACCTCTACGAGCCCGACGGCGCGGTGGTCCGGGCCGGCCTGGTCACCGCCGTCGCCGCCACCTTGGGCGCGGGCCTGCTTGACGAGCGGATCGCCTACGTCACCGGCGACAACGCGTTCCGCACGCCGTTCGCGCGCGGCTATCGGGTGCTCGAGGAGCTGCCCTACCGGGAGAAGCAGCTGAAGGCGGCACTGCGCGAGCGAGGCGTGGGCCGGTTGACGATCAAGAAGCGAGGCGTGGAGGTCGTCCCGGAGACCCTGCGCAAGCGGCTGGCCCTGTCCGGCGACGCGGAGGCGACGATCGTGCTCACCCGGGTCGCCGGCGAGGGCACGGCGCTGCTCGTCGAGCCGCTGTGA
- a CDS encoding MBL fold metallo-hydrolase, producing the protein MTARVDHAVSSGTFSLDGETFEVDNNIWVVGDDTECIVIDAPHSVDDIMAVVGDRKVKAIVCTHAHDDHVRVAPALRERTVAPIMLHPDDRPVWELTHGGADDPDGQLWDVDLADGMSIEVAGTTLQVLHTPGHAPGAVCLYAPELGCVFTGDTLFSGGPGATGRSFSDRPTIEASIRAKLFALPPETVVHTGHGDDTTIAAEQALLG; encoded by the coding sequence GTGACCGCGCGCGTGGACCACGCCGTCTCCTCCGGCACCTTCTCCCTCGACGGGGAGACCTTCGAGGTCGACAACAACATCTGGGTGGTCGGCGACGACACCGAGTGCATCGTCATCGACGCACCGCACTCGGTCGACGACATCATGGCGGTCGTCGGCGATCGCAAGGTCAAGGCGATCGTGTGCACCCACGCCCACGACGACCACGTCCGGGTCGCGCCCGCGCTGCGCGAGCGCACCGTCGCGCCGATCATGCTGCACCCCGACGACCGTCCGGTCTGGGAGCTGACCCACGGCGGTGCGGACGACCCCGACGGCCAACTGTGGGACGTCGACCTCGCCGACGGCATGAGCATCGAGGTCGCCGGCACCACCCTGCAGGTGCTGCACACCCCAGGCCACGCCCCGGGCGCGGTCTGCCTCTACGCCCCCGAGCTGGGCTGCGTCTTCACCGGGGACACCCTGTTCTCCGGCGGGCCGGGCGCGACCGGCCGCTCGTTCAGCGACCGGCCCACGATCGAGGCCTCGATCCGCGCCAAGCTGTTCGCGCTGCCGCCGGAGACCGTCGTGCACACCGGTCACGGCGACGACACCACCATCGCCGCCGAGCAGGCCCTGCTCGGCTGA
- a CDS encoding S-(hydroxymethyl)mycothiol dehydrogenase yields MQQVRAVVARSKGAPVEIATINVPDPGPGEAVVKILTCGVCHTDLHYREGGINDDFPFLLGHEASGIVEAVGPDVTGVAPGDFVVLNWRAVCGECRACKRGEPHYCFNTHNATQKMTLADGPDAGKELSPALGIGAFAEKTLVAAGQCTKVDDQARPAAVGLLGCGVMAGIGAAINTGAVTRGRSVAVLGCGGVGVAAIAGAALAGASPVIAVDIDAKKLDKARELGATHVVDSSKTDPVEEIKRICAETYEGAEGADVVIEAVGRPETWKQAFYARDLAGTVVLVGVPTPDMKVPDLPLIDVFGRGGALKSSWYGDCLPSRDFPMLVDLYRQGRLDLDAFVTEEIGLGDVEAAFERMHHGDVLRSVVVL; encoded by the coding sequence ATGCAGCAGGTCCGGGCCGTCGTCGCCCGCAGCAAGGGAGCCCCGGTCGAGATCGCCACGATCAACGTCCCCGACCCCGGTCCGGGCGAGGCGGTGGTGAAGATCCTGACCTGCGGCGTGTGCCACACCGACCTGCACTACCGCGAGGGAGGCATCAACGACGACTTCCCCTTCCTGCTCGGCCACGAGGCCTCCGGGATCGTGGAGGCCGTCGGTCCGGACGTCACCGGCGTCGCCCCCGGCGACTTCGTCGTGCTCAACTGGCGTGCGGTGTGCGGTGAGTGTCGTGCCTGCAAGCGCGGCGAGCCGCACTACTGCTTCAACACCCACAACGCGACCCAGAAGATGACGCTCGCCGACGGCCCCGACGCGGGCAAGGAGCTCTCCCCGGCGCTGGGCATCGGCGCCTTCGCGGAGAAGACCCTGGTCGCCGCGGGCCAGTGCACCAAGGTCGACGACCAGGCCCGGCCCGCCGCCGTCGGGCTGCTGGGCTGCGGCGTGATGGCCGGCATCGGCGCCGCGATCAACACCGGAGCGGTCACCCGTGGTCGCAGCGTCGCGGTGCTCGGCTGCGGCGGTGTCGGCGTCGCCGCGATCGCCGGCGCCGCGCTGGCCGGTGCCAGCCCGGTCATCGCCGTCGACATCGACGCCAAGAAGCTCGACAAGGCGCGCGAGCTCGGCGCCACCCACGTCGTCGACTCCTCCAAGACCGACCCGGTCGAGGAGATCAAGCGGATCTGCGCCGAGACCTACGAGGGCGCCGAGGGTGCCGACGTGGTCATCGAGGCCGTCGGTCGCCCGGAGACCTGGAAGCAGGCGTTCTACGCCCGCGACCTCGCCGGCACCGTCGTCCTGGTCGGCGTGCCCACCCCGGACATGAAGGTGCCCGACCTCCCGCTGATCGACGTGTTCGGCCGCGGCGGCGCCCTGAAGTCCAGCTGGTACGGCGACTGCCTGCCCAGCCGCGACTTCCCGATGCTCGTGGACCTCTACCGCCAGGGCCGCCTCGACCTCGACGCGTTCGTCACCGAGGAGATCGGCCTGGGCGACGTGGAGGCCGCCTTCGAGCGGATGCACCACGGCGACGTGCTGCGCTCGGTGGTCGTGCTGTGA
- the tsaD gene encoding tRNA (adenosine(37)-N6)-threonylcarbamoyltransferase complex transferase subunit TsaD, with amino-acid sequence MRDEPLVLGIETSCDETGVGIVRGHTLLADAVASSVEEHARFGGVVPEVASRAHLEAMVPTVQRACDTAGIRLSDVDAIAVTHGPGLAGALLVGVASAKALALGLGKPLYGVNHLAAHVAVDQLEHGPLPEPCLALLVSGGHSSLLKVTDVTGHDSGVDPLGATIDDAAGEAFDKVARLLGLPFPGGPHVDRAAREGDKVAIDFPRGLTSRRDLERHRFDFSFSGLKTAVARWVEARERAGEPVPVADVAASFQEAVCDVLVRKALDAARSEGIEHLMIGGGVAANSRLRTLATERAERLGIQVRVPRPGLCTDNGAMVAALGSTMVARGRTPSSLDLPADSSLPVTDVLAG; translated from the coding sequence ATGCGCGACGAGCCCCTGGTGCTTGGGATCGAGACCTCGTGCGACGAGACCGGCGTCGGGATCGTGCGCGGGCACACCCTGCTCGCCGACGCCGTCGCCAGCAGCGTCGAGGAGCACGCCCGGTTCGGCGGCGTGGTGCCGGAGGTCGCCAGCCGCGCCCATCTCGAGGCGATGGTGCCCACCGTGCAGCGCGCGTGCGACACCGCCGGCATCCGGCTCTCCGACGTGGACGCGATCGCGGTGACCCACGGCCCCGGCCTGGCCGGCGCGCTGCTGGTCGGGGTGGCCTCGGCCAAGGCGCTCGCGCTGGGCCTGGGCAAGCCGCTGTACGGCGTGAACCACCTCGCCGCGCACGTCGCGGTCGACCAGCTCGAGCATGGTCCGCTGCCCGAGCCGTGCCTGGCGCTGCTGGTCTCCGGCGGTCACTCCAGCCTGCTCAAGGTCACCGACGTCACCGGCCACGACTCTGGCGTGGATCCGCTGGGTGCGACCATCGACGACGCCGCCGGCGAGGCGTTCGACAAGGTCGCCCGCCTGCTGGGGCTGCCGTTCCCCGGCGGCCCGCACGTCGACCGTGCCGCCCGCGAGGGGGACAAGGTGGCGATCGACTTCCCGCGCGGCCTGACCAGCCGGCGCGACCTGGAGCGGCACCGGTTCGACTTCTCGTTCTCCGGCCTCAAGACCGCCGTCGCCCGCTGGGTCGAGGCCCGCGAGCGCGCCGGTGAGCCGGTGCCGGTGGCTGACGTCGCCGCTTCCTTCCAGGAGGCGGTCTGCGACGTGCTGGTCCGCAAGGCCCTGGACGCGGCCCGCAGCGAGGGCATCGAGCACCTGATGATCGGCGGCGGCGTCGCCGCCAACTCACGCCTCCGCACCCTGGCCACCGAGCGGGCCGAGCGGCTCGGCATCCAGGTGCGGGTGCCCCGGCCCGGTCTGTGCACCGACAACGGCGCCATGGTCGCCGCCCTCGGCTCCACGATGGTGGCGCGGGGACGGACGCCGTCCTCCCTCGACCTGCCGGCGGACTCCAGCCTGCCCGTGACCGACGTGCTCGCCGGCTGA
- the rimI gene encoding ribosomal protein S18-alanine N-acetyltransferase: protein MRPATPADVPAIVALEAEAFPLDPWSHNLVSEGVRDALPTVSYLVAEEPGSGEGLVGYAVLSLVVPDAELQRIAVVPHCRRSGTGAALLAAVREHAADAGATRLLLEVREDNAAAIALYAAHGFAELGRRPRYYRDGTDAIVLSLTLPEASSPDAPVTMEA, encoded by the coding sequence GTGCGCCCCGCGACGCCGGCCGACGTGCCGGCGATCGTCGCGCTCGAGGCCGAGGCGTTCCCGCTCGACCCGTGGTCGCACAACCTCGTCTCCGAGGGCGTCCGGGACGCGCTGCCGACAGTGAGCTACCTGGTCGCCGAGGAGCCCGGCTCGGGCGAGGGGCTGGTGGGCTACGCCGTGCTCAGCCTCGTCGTGCCCGACGCCGAGCTGCAACGCATCGCGGTGGTGCCGCACTGCCGCCGCAGCGGGACCGGGGCGGCGCTGCTGGCCGCCGTCCGCGAGCACGCCGCGGACGCCGGAGCCACCCGGCTGCTGCTGGAGGTCCGAGAGGACAACGCCGCGGCGATCGCCCTCTACGCCGCGCACGGCTTCGCCGAGCTCGGCCGCCGCCCGCGCTACTACCGCGACGGCACCGACGCGATCGTGCTGAGCCTGACCCTGCCCGAGGCGTCCTCACCGGACGCACCCGTCACAATGGAGGCGTGA
- the tsaB gene encoding tRNA (adenosine(37)-N6)-threonylcarbamoyltransferase complex dimerization subunit type 1 TsaB, with translation MLLAFDTASPTVTVALHDGSDVVASATSEVAMKHGEQLAPLIQQVLETAGVAPSAVRRIAVGTGPGPFTGLRVGLVTARTLGHVLDAEVLGVCSLDVLAAEAVATGTVEGAFVVASDARRKEVYLASYDAAGRRTTFPVVDRPATLTTDLPVVGEGAVLYPEAFADARGPRRPDAAWLARAVVAGTVELMAPEPLYLRRPDAEIPRAPKAVLPEGEPAR, from the coding sequence GTGCTGCTCGCGTTCGACACCGCCTCCCCGACGGTCACCGTGGCCCTGCACGACGGCTCCGACGTGGTGGCCTCCGCCACCTCCGAGGTCGCCATGAAGCACGGCGAGCAGCTGGCCCCGCTGATCCAGCAGGTGCTGGAGACCGCCGGCGTGGCGCCCTCAGCCGTGCGCCGGATCGCGGTCGGCACCGGCCCCGGGCCGTTCACCGGCCTGCGCGTCGGCCTGGTCACCGCCCGCACCCTGGGCCACGTGCTCGACGCCGAGGTGCTCGGCGTGTGCTCGCTCGACGTGCTCGCCGCCGAGGCGGTCGCCACCGGCACCGTGGAGGGCGCGTTCGTCGTCGCCTCCGACGCCCGCCGCAAGGAGGTCTACCTCGCCTCCTACGACGCCGCGGGGCGTCGTACGACGTTCCCGGTGGTGGACCGGCCGGCGACGCTCACCACCGACCTGCCGGTCGTCGGTGAGGGCGCGGTGCTCTACCCCGAGGCGTTCGCCGACGCCCGCGGCCCGCGCCGACCCGACGCCGCCTGGCTCGCCCGCGCCGTCGTGGCCGGCACGGTCGAGCTGATGGCGCCCGAGCCGCTCTACCTGCGCCGCCCCGACGCCGAGATCCCGCGGGCGCCCAAGGCCGTCCTGCCCGAGGGCGAGCCGGCCCGGTGA